The Corticium candelabrum chromosome 17, ooCorCand1.1, whole genome shotgun sequence genome has a segment encoding these proteins:
- the LOC134192818 gene encoding uncharacterized protein LOC134192818, with protein sequence MTERLAKKLQLPVERKESLSVSTFAANHSKELDTYVVKFDVILKDGSSVKLEANVLKQLTRPIHRRPLQSSDIQFLKALSPECLADSIPETSETANIDILIGADYFWQFINGHKIVLPSGMFLIPSKFGYLLTGKYPELADDHNKRIHTCYVMTQMSQAISELNFHSVPDTVTIQHNSLEDFWSLEAIGIKDTPYTNDDDVALERFNTTILFQNGRYQITWPWKSGHKCYLPDNLSLAFGRTKSLSKRLQNDRSLLNRYDQVIKDQLNQGIIERETTKLRIVYDGSSKPRKELKSLNECLHRGPILLPNLCGLLLRFRTYKIPVLADIEKAFLQIEIQSKERDVTRFLWFKDVMKPDEIEGNLATYRFCRVPFGLICSPFLLEGTLKFHLQREGSSIAQSIAENIYVDNILVGADSPANAYQLFERARQIFKEATMNLQQWTSNSLEFLSLVPDDLKVKGSIVKVLGITWNTLNDELTILESRMLPSDQHTTKREILLDIARIYDPLGLIAPVTFYGKVFMQKLWKANVSWDEKLSPRHCDEWSQICNKFQSLSTLKIPRLSGTIGKDSHCQVVVFNDASIKSYAAAVYLLVKNGESIEVNLVFSKMRLTPIQSAVANEEHQKKGKKLTLPRLELLSTVIGVRAGNFVKDQLKLQNSKLIVFTDSQCVLHWLKTPKPLSTFVGNRIKEIRQSNAVFRYVPSNQNPVDFATRGMSASELEKIRLWWHGPEWLTLSVNSWPNYNVPEVSTQTLDYLESETNKSNKIYVATNFTKKCKADLESNECDNSPFRIDEKRFSSLPKLIRVTSYCVRFIQKRIWSVLRKETQETMSSRYVLIKQVFREHSSYATDQVHSVCMARILWEYAVQNRQYLNVLNDMRKGKRNNLQRQLGLQIDEWGLLRCYGRYSNANLSFNAKYPKVIPRLEYFTHLVIKDAHERMLDSGVSHTLAQVRQEYWIPQGKRETKRVVSRCTICRRYEGPPYALPPMPSLPRDRVSKSEPFQSIGLDYLGPILVKEGRDRVKFWVCLFTCFAIRAIHLEWIRNLTASQFLCCFRRFVARRGKPRHIISDNASQFKLTAKVLDRQWQQMIHSDEVLYYCSSENITWKFITEAAPWQGGFYERLVGLVKRALRKSIGRKLLDWDELATLLTEIEAIINTRPLTYVFEDFESGFPLTPAHFLSHHAHLGVPGPTTEDVNDEEYQPNRDTSYALERKWRQDQKRLDIFWDHWHKEYLLSLRETLPLRHKGVRSAIDSVPQEGEVVLIKEQDILSVSSIVLLTSSFLRVRKHKPRPGVNVFIKMPQPSEVLCDNQLHFRKSLLVLTRVHFNEKYRYLSSFSYLVDEDVRNNPVRHEDMRELLQDVYFDVSRNEKAFIPTNLFNQSRDCCLALFS encoded by the exons ATGACTGAAAGGTTAGCGAAGAAATTACAGCTTCCCGTGGAACGAAAGGAATCACTTTCTGTATCAACCTTTGCAGCAAATCACTCAAAGGAACTCGACACATACGTTGTCAAATTTGATGTCATTCTGAAAGATGGTTCATCAGTTAAGCTGGAAGCAAACGTGCTCAAACAGCTTACAAGACCAATTCATCGGAGACCACTGCAGTCTTCTGATATTCAATTTCTCAAGGCTCTTTCCCCCGAATGTCTAGCTGACTCAATTCCTGAAACTTCTGAAACTGCTAATATTGACATATTGATAGGAGCTGACTATTTCTGGCAATTCATCAATGGCCACAAAATTGTTCTACCCTCGGGAATGTTTTTGATTCCATCAAAATTTGGATATTTACTCACAGGCAAGTATCCCGAGCTAGCTGATGACCACAATAAACGTATCCATACCTGTTATGTGATGACTCAAATGAGTCAGGCGATCTCTGAATTAAACTTCCACTCTGTTCCCGACACAgtgacaatacaacacaacagtctaGAAGACTTTTGGAGTCTTGAAGCTATTGGAATCAAAGACACTCCATACacaaatgatgatgatgttgctCTTGAACGCTTTAATACAACCATTTTGTTTCAAAATGGACGATATCAGATAACGTGGCCATGGAAATCAGGACACAAATGCTACCTTCCTGATAACCTTTCTCTAGCCTTTGGAAGAACGAAATCATTGTCCAAACGACTACAAAATGATAGATCACTTCTCAATCGCTATGACCAAGTTATAAAAGATCAATTGAACCAAGGAATAATTGAAAGA GAAACAACCAAACTACGAATTGTTTATGATGGATCTTCAAAACCAAGAAAGGAACTCAAGAGTCTCAACGAGTGTTTACACAGAGGACCCATTCTTCTACCGAATCTATGTGGTCTTCTGCTAAGATTTCGAACTTACAAGATACCTGTTCTAGCTGACATTGAAAAGGcttttcttcaaattgaaaTACAGTCAAAGGAAAGAGACGTTACAAGGTTTCTGTGGTttaaagacgtcatgaaaccTGACGAGATAGAAGGAAACCTTGCAACATACCGGTTCTGCAGAGTACCATTTGGGTTGATTTGCAGTCCCTTTCTGTTAGAGGGAACTCTGAAATTTCATCTTCAAAGGGAAGGAAGTTCAATAGCCCAATCTATTGCTGAGAACATATATGTTGACAACATTTTAGTTGGAGCAGATTCTCCTGCTAATGCTTATCAACTGTTTGAAAGAGCAAGACAAATATTCAAAGAAGCCACTATGAACTTACAACAATGGACATCTAATTCACTCGAATTTTTGTCACTTGTACCTGATGATCTAAAAGTAAAAGGAAGCATAGTCAAGGTTTTAGGAATAACATGGAATACCTTGAATGATGAACTGACTATTCTCGAATCTCGAATGCTACCGTCAGACCAACACACTACCAAACGAGAAATTCTCCTGGATATTGCACGAATCTACGATCCTTTAGGACTAATTGCACCTGTGACCTTCTATGGAAAGGTTTTCATGCAGAAACTATGGAAAGCCAATGTGTCCTGGGATGAGAAACTTTCACCTCGTCATTGTGACGAGTGGAGTCAAATTTGCAACAAATTTCAATCTCTTTCCACCTTAAAAATTCCAAGATTATCTGGAACGATTGGAAAAGACTCTCATTGTCAGGTAGTGGTATTTAATGATGCCTCTATAAAATCTTATGCTGCAGCCGTTTATCTCCTTGTCAAGAATGGAGAGAGTATCGAAGTGaatcttgtgttttcaaaaatgcgtttgactCCGATTCAATCAGCTGTTGCAAACGAAGAACATCaaaagaaaggaaagaaacTTACGTTACCACGACTTGAGTTACTATCAACAGTGATTGGAGTCAGAGCTGGAAACTTTGTTAAAGATCAGCTGAAGCTTCAGAACTCTAAACTAATAGTATTTACTGATTCTCAGTGCGTCCTACACTGGTTGAAAACACCCAAGCCGTTATCAACCTTTGTTGGCAACAGAATCAAGGAGATACGACAAAGTAATGCTGTTTTCCGCTATGTTCCATCAAATCAAAATCCAGTAGATTTTGCGACAAGAGGTATGTCTGCTTCAGAGTTGGAGAAAATTCGATTATGGTGGCACGGACCAGAATGGCTCACACTTTCTGTTAATTCGTGGCCAAACTACAATGTTCCAGAAGTAAGCACTCAGACGTTGGACTATCTTGAGTCAGAGACAAATAAGTCCAACAAAATTTACGTTGCTACCAACTTTACAAAGAAGTGTAAAGCTGACTTAGAATCGAATGAATGTGACAATTCACCCTTCCGAATTGATGAGAAGCGTTTTTCTTCTCTCCCGAAATTAATTCGTGTGACAAGCTACTGTGTAAGATTTATACAGAAGAGAATTTGGAGCGTTTTGAGAAAGGAGACACAAGAAACTATGTCTTCAAGATATGTACTGATCAAACAAGTGTTCAGAGAACATTCAAGTTACGCTACCGACCAAGTTCACAGCGTTTGTATGGCGCGTATTCTCTGGGAATATGCAGTTCAGAATAGACAATATCTCAATGTGTTGAATGATATGAGAAAGGGGAAAAGAAACAACTTACAACGACAACTTGGACTCCAGATAGACGAATGGGGTCTGCTGAGATGTTATGGACGGTATTCAAATGCAAATCTTTCCTTTAACGCAAAATATCCTAAAGTAATTCCTCGTTTGGAATATTTTACACATTTGGTAATCAAGGACGCTCATGAACGGATGCTTGACAGTGGAGTTTCTCATACATTAGCACAAGTGAGACAAGAGTACTGGATTCCCCAAGgtaaaagagaaacaaaaaggGTAGTGTCACGATGTACAATATGTCGACGATATGAGGGTCCACCATACGCTTTGCCTCCGATGCCTTCCTTGCCGCGAGATCGAGTTTCCAAGTCTGAACCTTTTCAGAGTATTGGATTGGATTATCTAGGACCCATTTTGGTAAAGGAAGGACGGGATCGTGTGAAATTCTGGGTCTGTCTATTCACTTGTTTTGCAATTCGAGCAATCCATCTCGAATGGATTAGAAATCTAACAGCAAGCCAATTTCTTTGTTGCTTTCGACGATTTGTTGCCAGGAGAGGCAAACCACGTCATATTATATCTGACAACGCCTCTCAGTTTAAACTAACTGCAAAGGTTTTGGATCGTCAGTGGCAACAGATGATTCACAGTGATGAAGTACTTTACTATTGCTCATCTGAAAATATCACCTGGAAATTTATTACGGAAGCTGCTCCTTGGCAAGGTGGATTCTATGAACGTTTAGTTGGACTAGTGAAACGAGCACTTAGAAAGTCGATAGGGAGAAAACTACTTGATTGGGACGAATTGGCAACTCTTCTTACAGAAATCGAAGCTATTATAAACACAAGACCTCTGACATACGTGTTTGAAGACTTTGAATCAGGATTTCCATTAACTCCTGCTCACTTCTTATCTCATCACGCGCATCTCGGAGTACCTGGACCTACTACTGAAGATGTGAATGATGAGGAATACCAGCCTAATAGGGACACTTCCTATGCGTTGGAAAGAAAATGGAGACAAGACCAAAAGCGACTCGACATCTTTTGGGATCATTGGCATAAGGAGTATTTACTGAGTTTAAGGGAAACATTGCCATTAAGACACAAAGGTGTTAGATCTGCAATTGACTCAGTGCCTCAAGAAGGCGAGGTAGTTCTTATTAAAGAACAAGACATTTTGAGCGTCTCTTCGATTGTCCTGTTGACATCCTCTTTCTTGAGAG TTAGGAAACACAAACCCAGACCAGGTGTCAATGTCTTCATTAAAATGCCTCAGCCATCTGAGGTGCTCTGTGACAATCAGCTCCATTTTCGAAAGAGTCTCCTGGTACTTACAAGAGTCCATTTCAACGAGAAGTATCGGTACCTTTCTTCCTTTAGCTACCTTGTAGACGAAGACGTCCGGAATAATCCAGTCAGACACGAAGATATGAGAGAGCTGCTCCAGGACGTCTATTTTGACGTCAGTCGTAACGAGAAAGCATTCATTCCTACTAATCTCTTTAATCAAAGTCGCGATTGCTGCTTGGCTCTCTTTTCGTAG